A single region of the Rhipicephalus microplus isolate Deutch F79 chromosome 10, USDA_Rmic, whole genome shotgun sequence genome encodes:
- the LOC119181104 gene encoding uncharacterized protein LOC119181104, whose amino-acid sequence MPFAEYVLTGFDGFLERRRVAFIEPLPATRVCSSCGLVPSQSALLPCGHVLCLICKGLTVKEVKCPLDGRVFADTQVVSLSFRQSDLEQLHVRCIAGGEHCSFAGKLSDLECHLAHCSQDEVKCCRCSQTLVRGVAVQHYQHCDRSIVSGRVVSEEGVKSIVSGLGEIRADLEKLRLRGEAEEKLDKHNVVNVANCLLERVASLEHELQRANTARDVCAIQTAGLVPISSGPFRAASKPDAFIILRTFADVPVMHDKAKSTTYEVAIPLEVCVLAGYSFKLECKLAKDQRDEVHLWFVLSICSGPWDSLLEWPFVKKVTVVLTHPRFPKADVRLPMRMEDYGAVKKPTSGTPNMGSCTEKVSWMTIDLNGFIDNKNLYANVEFQ is encoded by the coding sequence ATGCCGTTCGCGGAGTACGTGCTAACGGGATTCGATGGCTTCTTGGAGCGCCGACGCGTCGCCTTCATCGAGCCGCTGCCAGCAACTCGAGTCTGTAGCTCGTGCGGCCTGGTGCCTTCCCAATCTGCGTTGCTGCCCTGTGGTCACGTCCTGTGTCTCATCTGCAAAGGCCTGACCGTCAAGGAGGTGAAGTGCCCCTTAGACGGCCGCGTTTTCGCGGATACCCAAGTCGTTTCACTGAGCTTCAGGCAGTCCGACTTGGAGCAGCTCCACGTTCGTTGCATCGCAGGTGGCGAACATTGCAGCTTCGCCGGAAAACTGTCGGATCTGGAATGTCACTTGGCCCACTGCAGCCAAGACGAGGTCAAGTGCTGCAGATGTAGCCAGACTCTGGTTCGAGGCGTCGCCGTGCAGCACTACCAACACTGTGACAGAAGCATCGTCTCTGGACGAGTGGTCAGCGAGGAAGGCGTCAAGAGCATCGTCAGCGGGCTCGGGGAGATAAGAGCGGACCTGGAAAAACTACGACTGCGTGGAGAAGCGGAAGAGAAGCTCGACAAGCACAACGTTGTAAACGTTGCCAACTGCCTACTGGAACGCGTTGCAAGCCTCGAGCATGAGTTGCAGCGAGCCAACACGGCCCGTGATGTCTGCGCGATCCAAACGGCGGGGCTAGTGCCGATATCTAGCGGACCGTTCCGCGCTGCGTCCAAACCCGATGCATTCATCATACTGCGCACCTTCGCGGACGTGCCTGTCATGCACGACAAAGCCAAGAGTACCACCTATGAAGTCGCTATCCCCTTGGAAGTTTGCGTTCTCGCTGGCTACAGTTTCAAGCTAGAATGTAAGCTTGCCAAAGACCAGAGAGACGAAGTGCATCTGTGGTTTGTGCTGAGCATTTGCAGCGGCCCGTGGGACAGCCTCCTGGAGTGGCCTTTCGTGAAGAAGGTAACAGTGGTACTCACTCATCCCCGGTTTCCAAAAGCAGACGTCAGGCTGCCAATGCGCATGGAAGACTACGGTGCGGTCAAGAAGCCGACGTCCGGAACGCCCAACATGGGCAGCTGTACAGAGAAAGTATCGTGGATGACCATCGACCTAAACGGTTTCATCGACAACAAAAACCTGTACGCCAATGTGGAATTTCAGTAG